A region from the Vicinamibacterales bacterium genome encodes:
- a CDS encoding NADH-quinone oxidoreductase subunit H: protein MASNPDAVAAIAGAVLQIAGLLAVAPLLKTAIKKMKARLQNRQGPPLMQGYYDLAKLLRKETVRSETASWVFVAGPRVYFAAALAATTLVPVLVAAAPLEAAGGILLLVGTLALGRFALATAALDTGSPFGGMGSSRDMTIAALAEPALMLGLFASALAAGSMNLGVLVRSLVEHGPSWHPSDLLAFAGLFIIVIAETGRIPVDNPATHLELTMIHEAMVLEYAGPDLALVEWASAVKELLYLTLLVDLFMPVGIATNLAPGAVAVAFLAWGGKVLLLAVAVTIAESTNAKLRLFRVPELVSISLGLAFLALAIRFL from the coding sequence ATGGCATCGAATCCCGATGCGGTGGCGGCGATAGCCGGGGCGGTCCTGCAGATCGCAGGTCTGCTTGCCGTGGCACCACTGCTCAAGACCGCGATCAAGAAGATGAAGGCGCGGCTCCAGAACCGCCAGGGGCCGCCGCTAATGCAGGGCTACTACGACCTGGCCAAACTGCTGCGCAAGGAGACGGTCCGATCCGAGACCGCGTCGTGGGTCTTCGTGGCAGGGCCCCGCGTCTACTTCGCGGCGGCCCTGGCCGCCACCACGCTGGTGCCCGTGCTCGTCGCCGCGGCGCCGCTCGAGGCCGCCGGCGGCATCCTGCTGCTGGTCGGCACGCTTGCACTCGGGCGCTTTGCGCTGGCGACAGCCGCGCTCGACACGGGCAGCCCCTTCGGCGGCATGGGCTCGAGCCGCGACATGACCATCGCCGCACTCGCCGAGCCCGCCCTCATGCTGGGGTTGTTCGCCTCGGCGCTGGCTGCCGGTTCCATGAACCTCGGCGTGCTCGTCCGCAGCCTGGTGGAGCACGGGCCATCGTGGCATCCGAGCGACCTGCTGGCCTTCGCCGGCCTCTTCATCATCGTGATCGCCGAGACCGGCCGCATTCCCGTGGACAACCCCGCCACCCACCTCGAGTTGACGATGATCCACGAGGCGATGGTCCTTGAGTACGCCGGACCCGACCTCGCGCTGGTCGAGTGGGCGTCGGCGGTCAAGGAGTTGCTGTACCTCACACTCCTGGTGGACCTGTTCATGCCGGTGGGAATTGCGACGAACCTCGCGCCGGGGGCGGTGGCAGTGGCGTTCCTGGCGTGGGGCGGAAAGGTGCTGTTGCTGGCGGTGGCCGTGACCATCGCCGAAAGCACCAACGCGAAGCTCCGCCTGTTCCGTGTTCCGGAGCTGGTCTCCATTTCCCTGGGCCTGGCGTTTCTGGCGCTGGCGATCCGATTCCTGTGA
- a CDS encoding proton-conducting transporter membrane subunit — translation MFGVVAVGVPAALVIRLVTMAVTIGLARRPRVARWTALLGSLLASMLTMGVALYVIGSGRPVEGILVHHGASGIVFSYAVTPLSAWFLMVLGLIAAPVALYSAGYFAHAVAADRIAVVGAAFNLMLGAVEVVFVADGVIVFLCAWELMTLATAALVATEHEARASRSAAYLYLVMSHVGTGCLVAGFLLLAAASGSMSFPVLLSGHVVSGPLRDGLFVLFFLGFGVKAGVIPFHIWLPEAHPAAPSSISALMSAVLITAGIYGLYRVCAFGLGVPDVSWAFASMVVGMVSAILGVLYALTQNDLKRLLAYSTIENSGIIVLGLGAAMMAMAQGQPALASVAVAASLTHVLNHAVFKGLLFLGAGSIVMATGTRQLEQFGGLLRRMPWTGLFFLVGALAISGLPFLNGFPSEWLTFQALLLGFSSTPGLMRLNFPVAGAMLALTTALAAACFVRAFGISFLALPRSAAAANAEESPAVMLAPQAFLAVLCLGLGLLPGVVLGALQGVMASLPGLQPAARMADGSLGMASGLTSFDHVAPAVFGVALLGGLAVAGLLTARRGLAARRVPTWGCGGELTAQSEYSATAFSKPMTMIFRAVYRPTRTVDALGEVSPYFPREVHYRSEIEPTFERYVYGPLVRAVVRAATGMKVLQAGSLHAYLAYVLVLAVILLMWLGGTA, via the coding sequence GTGTTCGGTGTGGTGGCGGTTGGCGTGCCGGCGGCACTCGTGATTCGCCTGGTGACGATGGCGGTGACGATCGGGTTGGCGCGCCGTCCCAGGGTCGCGCGATGGACGGCGCTGCTGGGGTCGCTGCTGGCGTCGATGCTGACGATGGGCGTGGCCCTGTACGTGATCGGGTCGGGCCGTCCCGTCGAGGGCATCCTGGTGCATCACGGGGCATCCGGCATCGTGTTCAGCTACGCGGTGACGCCGTTGTCGGCCTGGTTCCTGATGGTCTTGGGATTGATCGCGGCGCCGGTCGCGCTCTACAGCGCCGGCTATTTTGCCCACGCCGTCGCCGCCGATCGCATCGCCGTTGTCGGCGCCGCGTTCAACCTGATGCTCGGCGCCGTTGAGGTCGTGTTCGTCGCCGACGGCGTGATCGTGTTCCTGTGCGCGTGGGAGTTGATGACCCTGGCGACGGCGGCGCTGGTGGCGACCGAACACGAGGCGCGCGCCAGCCGCAGTGCCGCCTACCTCTACCTGGTCATGTCGCACGTCGGCACCGGCTGCCTCGTCGCCGGGTTCCTGCTGCTCGCGGCGGCGTCCGGCTCGATGTCGTTTCCGGTCCTGCTGTCGGGGCACGTCGTGTCGGGGCCCCTGCGTGACGGCCTGTTCGTGCTGTTCTTCCTCGGGTTTGGCGTGAAGGCCGGCGTCATCCCGTTTCACATCTGGCTGCCAGAGGCCCATCCGGCGGCACCGAGCAGCATCTCAGCCCTGATGTCGGCCGTGCTCATCACTGCCGGGATCTACGGCCTCTACCGGGTGTGCGCGTTCGGCCTTGGCGTACCGGACGTCAGCTGGGCGTTCGCCTCCATGGTCGTCGGGATGGTGTCGGCGATCCTGGGGGTGCTCTACGCGCTCACCCAGAACGACCTCAAGCGCCTGCTTGCCTACAGCACGATCGAGAACTCGGGGATCATCGTCCTGGGCCTGGGGGCGGCGATGATGGCGATGGCGCAAGGCCAGCCTGCGCTGGCCAGCGTGGCAGTGGCCGCCAGCCTCACGCACGTGTTGAATCACGCCGTGTTCAAGGGGTTGCTGTTCCTGGGCGCAGGGAGCATCGTGATGGCAACCGGGACGCGCCAGCTCGAGCAGTTTGGCGGCCTGCTGCGGCGAATGCCGTGGACCGGGCTGTTCTTCCTGGTCGGAGCGCTGGCGATTTCAGGCCTGCCCTTCCTGAACGGGTTCCCGAGCGAGTGGCTGACGTTCCAGGCGCTCTTGCTCGGATTCAGCTCAACGCCTGGCCTGATGCGATTGAACTTCCCGGTGGCCGGGGCAATGCTGGCCCTGACCACCGCGCTGGCGGCGGCGTGTTTCGTCCGCGCGTTCGGTATCAGTTTTCTGGCCCTGCCGCGGAGCGCCGCCGCGGCGAACGCGGAGGAGTCGCCCGCCGTGATGCTCGCGCCGCAGGCGTTTCTCGCGGTGCTCTGCCTTGGGTTGGGTCTTCTGCCGGGTGTCGTGCTCGGGGCGCTGCAGGGCGTGATGGCGTCGCTCCCAGGGTTGCAGCCCGCGGCGCGGATGGCCGACGGAAGCCTCGGCATGGCGTCGGGCCTCACGTCGTTCGACCACGTGGCCCCCGCGGTCTTTGGCGTGGCGCTGCTTGGTGGCCTGGCCGTGGCTGGTCTGCTGACGGCGCGTCGCGGTCTGGCGGCCCGGCGGGTGCCGACGTGGGGCTGTGGCGGCGAGCTGACGGCGCAGAGCGAATATTCGGCGACGGCGTTCTCGAAGCCGATGACGATGATCTTCCGGGCGGTTTATCGGCCCACGCGCACGGTCGACGCGCTGGGGGAGGTGTCACCGTACTTTCCGCGCGAGGTGCACTACCGCTCCGAAATTGAGCCGACCTTCGAACGGTATGTCTATGGCCCGCTGGTGCGCGCGGTCGTCCGGGCGGCGACCGGCATGAAAGTGCTGCAAGCCGGCAGCCTCCACGCCTACCTGGCGTACGTGCTGGTGCTGGCGGTCATCCTGCTGATGTGGCTTGGAGGAACGGCGTGA
- a CDS encoding proton-conducting transporter membrane subunit, with protein MTPFEPTIGPPAVLALRFAVVAVTLLVWRRRAAARRVAFLGSALASLVTGLMAADVLRTGVPVDGVLFVQQASGFSSAYSVDGLAAWFLAVLSIVAAPIAIFSIGYVGHPHLSRRSVFLGVAFNLLVGAVEVVFTAADVLTFLGAWELMTLVTAALVATDHEERASRRAAYLYLVMSHVATGCLIAGFMTLAAASGSLSFSAILSGEATPAPMRHWLFALFFIGFGLKAGIVPLHIWLPEAHPAAPSSISALMSAVLIKTGIYGMVRVCAFGLGVPRLSWGVIVVVVGGLSAVMGVLYALMQHDLKRLLAYHSIENIGIILLGLGAGMIGLSYGRADLAALGIAASLYHVLNHAIFKGLLFLGAGAVVMTTGTRQIEHFGGLLRRMPWTGFFFLVAAMAISGLPPLNGFASEWLAFQALLFGFRGSSEPLIHLLFPVSGALLALTTALAAACFVKAFGISFLALPRSNEAATAHEAPAVMLVPQAWLAAWCVGLGVFPGAVLATIEGVMSSLPGLRPSPGLAPGALGMSSGLESFDHVMPILLGVALFSGLALAALLTSRRGLVARRVPTWGCGGVLTARTEYTATAFSKPLMMIFRGVYRPTRAVDALAEVSPYFPQEVRYRSEIEPTFERFVYGPLVRAVLRVADGMKVLQAGSLHAYLAYVIALVVGLVLTVWWQS; from the coding sequence ATGACGCCATTCGAGCCGACGATCGGCCCGCCCGCAGTGCTTGCACTCCGGTTTGCGGTCGTCGCGGTGACTCTGCTGGTGTGGCGGCGGCGCGCCGCGGCGCGTCGGGTCGCGTTCCTTGGATCCGCTCTGGCCTCGCTCGTCACCGGCCTGATGGCGGCGGATGTGCTGCGCACCGGCGTGCCGGTGGATGGGGTGCTGTTTGTCCAGCAGGCGTCCGGGTTCTCGTCGGCATATTCGGTGGACGGGCTGGCCGCCTGGTTCCTGGCGGTTCTGTCAATCGTCGCCGCGCCGATCGCGATCTTCAGCATCGGATATGTCGGGCATCCGCATCTCAGCCGGCGTTCGGTCTTTCTCGGGGTGGCGTTCAATCTGCTCGTCGGTGCCGTGGAGGTCGTGTTCACGGCCGCCGACGTGCTGACCTTCCTGGGCGCCTGGGAACTCATGACCCTGGTGACGGCGGCGCTCGTCGCCACCGATCACGAGGAGCGTGCGAGCCGGCGCGCCGCGTACCTTTACCTGGTGATGTCGCATGTCGCCACCGGCTGCCTGATCGCCGGGTTCATGACGCTGGCCGCCGCCTCGGGGTCGCTCTCGTTCTCCGCGATCCTGTCAGGCGAGGCCACGCCGGCACCGATGCGGCACTGGCTCTTCGCCCTCTTCTTCATCGGCTTCGGCCTGAAGGCGGGCATCGTGCCCCTCCACATCTGGCTCCCCGAAGCCCACCCGGCGGCGCCGTCCAGCATCTCCGCTCTGATGTCCGCCGTGCTCATCAAGACGGGGATCTACGGCATGGTGCGGGTCTGCGCGTTCGGTTTGGGCGTGCCGCGGCTGTCGTGGGGCGTGATCGTGGTGGTCGTCGGCGGGCTGTCGGCGGTGATGGGCGTGTTGTACGCCCTCATGCAGCACGATCTCAAGCGCTTGCTCGCGTACCACAGCATCGAGAACATCGGCATCATCCTGTTGGGGCTTGGCGCCGGGATGATCGGCCTGTCCTACGGCCGCGCCGATCTGGCCGCACTGGGGATCGCGGCCAGCCTCTACCACGTCCTCAATCACGCGATCTTCAAGGGGTTGCTGTTTCTTGGGGCCGGCGCCGTGGTGATGACCACCGGCACACGCCAGATCGAACACTTCGGGGGCTTGCTGCGCCGGATGCCGTGGACGGGGTTCTTCTTCCTGGTTGCGGCCATGGCGATTTCCGGTCTGCCACCCCTGAATGGCTTTGCCAGTGAATGGCTGGCCTTCCAGGCTCTTCTCTTCGGTTTCCGCGGGTCGTCCGAACCGCTGATCCACCTGCTGTTCCCGGTGAGCGGGGCCCTCCTCGCCCTGACGACCGCGCTGGCGGCGGCGTGTTTCGTGAAGGCCTTCGGCATCAGTTTCCTGGCGCTGCCGCGGAGCAATGAGGCCGCCACCGCGCACGAAGCCCCGGCGGTGATGCTCGTCCCACAGGCCTGGCTCGCGGCCTGGTGTGTCGGCCTAGGCGTGTTCCCGGGCGCGGTGCTCGCGACGATCGAAGGCGTGATGTCGTCACTGCCGGGCCTGCGTCCGTCACCCGGCCTGGCGCCCGGCGCGCTGGGGATGTCGTCGGGGCTCGAATCGTTCGACCACGTCATGCCGATCCTGCTCGGTGTGGCGCTCTTCTCCGGGCTTGCGCTGGCGGCCCTCCTGACGTCGCGGCGAGGCCTGGTGGCACGGCGAGTGCCGACGTGGGGATGTGGAGGCGTGCTGACGGCGCGCACCGAGTACACGGCGACGGCCTTCTCGAAACCGCTAATGATGATCTTCCGGGGCGTCTATCGTCCCACTCGCGCGGTCGACGCGTTGGCCGAGGTCTCGCCGTACTTCCCTCAGGAGGTTCGCTACCGCTCCGAGATCGAGCCGACCTTCGAGCGTTTCGTCTATGGCCCCCTCGTGCGAGCGGTGCTACGGGTGGCTGACGGCATGAAGGTGCTGCAGGCCGGAAGCCTTCACGCCTACCTCGCGTACGTGATTGCCCTGGTGGTTGGACTGGTTCTCACGGTGTGGTGGCAAAGTTGA
- a CDS encoding metalloregulator ArsR/SmtB family transcription factor, producing the protein MATSQLQTFKAQFFRALAHPVRIKILEILARGDRSVQELQESLGLGQPVVSQQLTVLRNQGLVTSQKQGVSVRYALRDPTINDLLDVARRIFNNHLVDTGGKLREMRREARRG; encoded by the coding sequence ATGGCAACCAGCCAGCTCCAGACGTTTAAGGCCCAGTTCTTCCGGGCGCTCGCCCATCCGGTCCGCATCAAGATTCTCGAGATCCTGGCCCGCGGCGATCGGTCGGTCCAGGAACTCCAGGAGAGCCTGGGATTGGGTCAGCCGGTCGTGTCCCAGCAGTTGACGGTGCTGCGGAATCAGGGCCTCGTCACATCGCAGAAGCAGGGCGTGTCGGTGCGCTACGCGCTGCGAGACCCAACCATCAACGACCTGCTCGACGTGGCCCGTCGCATCTTCAACAATCATCTGGTCGATACCGGAGGAAAGCTCCGCGAAATGCGGCGGGAGGCCCGCCGGGGCTGA
- the glpK gene encoding glycerol kinase GlpK, whose amino-acid sequence MSPSTSLRAGSFVLALDQGTTSSRAIVFDRSGKAVATAQQEFPQIFPGPGHVEHDPEAIWSTQLQTARDAISRAGITAADLAAIGVTNQRETTVLWDKATGKPIANAIVWQSRVTAPICDRLKADGHEPTFRKKTGLVVDAYFSGTKIKHLLDSHDGLRARAARGEVLFGTIDTFLIWRLTGGQVHVTDVSNASRTLLFNIHTLQWDDELLKLLDVPRAMLPEVKSSSEVYGHTDPSLFGAAIPVAGDAGDQQAALFGQACFEAGSAKNTYGTGCFMLLNTGTKPVPSEKGLLTTVAWKIGGVTTYALEGSVFVAGAAVQWLRDGLKAIDSSADVERLMAEVPDTDGVYLVPAFVGLGAPYWDPRARGVIVGLTRNTQMAHIARAAVDAMAYQTRDVLEVMQLESGLPLTTLKVDGGAAANATLLQFQADLLNVTVRRPVVAETTALGAAYLAGLAVGYWKGLDDVAANWALDREFRPSMDKAKSEKLYAGWKKAVGRSLDWEV is encoded by the coding sequence ATGAGCCCTTCGACTTCGCTCAGGGCAGGTTCCTTTGTTCTCGCCCTTGACCAGGGCACCACGTCCAGCCGCGCGATTGTGTTCGATCGATCCGGCAAGGCCGTGGCGACGGCCCAGCAGGAGTTCCCGCAGATCTTCCCGGGTCCCGGGCACGTCGAGCACGACCCCGAGGCGATCTGGTCCACGCAGTTGCAGACCGCGCGCGACGCCATCAGCCGCGCCGGCATCACCGCCGCGGACCTGGCCGCGATCGGCGTCACCAATCAGCGCGAGACGACGGTGCTGTGGGACAAGGCCACCGGCAAGCCGATCGCCAATGCCATCGTCTGGCAGAGCCGCGTGACCGCGCCGATCTGCGATCGCCTCAAGGCCGATGGTCACGAGCCCACGTTCCGCAAGAAGACGGGCCTGGTCGTCGATGCCTATTTCTCGGGTACCAAGATCAAGCACCTGCTCGATTCGCATGATGGCCTGCGGGCCCGCGCCGCCAGAGGCGAGGTGTTGTTCGGCACCATCGATACCTTCCTGATCTGGCGCCTGACCGGCGGCCAGGTCCACGTCACCGACGTGAGCAACGCCAGCCGCACGTTGCTGTTCAACATCCACACGCTGCAGTGGGACGACGAGTTGCTGAAGCTGCTGGACGTGCCGCGCGCGATGTTGCCGGAGGTGAAGTCGTCCAGCGAGGTGTACGGCCACACGGATCCGTCGTTGTTCGGCGCCGCGATTCCCGTGGCCGGCGACGCCGGCGATCAGCAGGCGGCGCTCTTCGGTCAGGCCTGCTTCGAGGCGGGTTCCGCCAAGAACACCTACGGCACCGGGTGCTTCATGCTCCTCAACACCGGCACCAAGCCGGTGCCGTCGGAGAAGGGCCTGCTCACCACCGTGGCGTGGAAGATCGGCGGCGTCACCACCTACGCGCTCGAAGGCTCGGTGTTCGTGGCCGGCGCCGCGGTGCAGTGGCTGCGCGACGGCCTCAAGGCGATTGACTCCTCGGCCGACGTCGAGCGTCTGATGGCTGAAGTGCCCGACACGGATGGTGTCTATCTGGTGCCGGCGTTTGTCGGCCTTGGCGCGCCGTATTGGGATCCACGCGCCCGCGGCGTGATCGTGGGCCTGACGCGCAACACACAGATGGCGCACATCGCCCGCGCGGCTGTTGATGCGATGGCGTATCAAACGCGCGATGTGTTGGAAGTGATGCAGTTGGAGTCGGGCCTGCCGCTCACCACGCTGAAGGTCGACGGCGGCGCCGCCGCGAACGCCACGCTGCTGCAGTTCCAGGCTGATCTGCTCAATGTGACCGTACGGCGTCCGGTGGTGGCCGAGACCACGGCGCTCGGCGCCGCGTATCTCGCGGGCCTGGCCGTGGGCTACTGGAAGGGCCTGGACGACGTGGCCGCGAACTGGGCGCTCGATCGCGAGTTCCGTCCGTCGATGGACAAGGCCAAGAGCGAGAAGTTGTACGCGGGATGGAAGAAGGCGGTGGGGCGGTCGCTCGACTGGGAAGTGTAG
- a CDS encoding MIP family channel protein: MLKGTAREAAAEFFGTFILIAFGAGVVAQTVLSKDANGSYLAINIGWGLGVMLGIYTSAGVSGAHLNPAVTVALAVHRTFPWIKVIPYALAQTAGAFAASALVFLTYREAFTAFDGGARMIEGATATAGIFATYPQPYLSLAGGFVDQVVGTMLLMAGVLAVTDQRNVAPPAWLTAPLVGLLVVAIGVAFGFNAGYAINPARDLGPRLFTALAGWGPGVFTAGGGWWWVPVVAPCVGAILGAWLYDVFINKHHVAPEAGR, translated from the coding sequence ATGCTCAAAGGCACAGCGCGGGAAGCCGCGGCGGAATTCTTCGGCACCTTCATCCTGATTGCGTTCGGCGCCGGCGTCGTGGCGCAAACGGTGCTCAGCAAAGACGCGAACGGGTCCTACCTTGCCATCAACATCGGCTGGGGCCTCGGCGTGATGCTCGGCATCTACACGTCGGCGGGCGTGTCGGGCGCCCACCTGAACCCCGCCGTCACGGTCGCCCTCGCCGTTCACCGCACCTTCCCCTGGATCAAGGTCATCCCATACGCGCTGGCGCAGACGGCTGGCGCCTTTGCCGCCTCCGCCCTCGTCTTCCTCACCTATCGCGAGGCGTTCACGGCGTTCGACGGCGGCGCGCGCATGATTGAAGGCGCCACGGCCACGGCCGGCATCTTCGCGACCTATCCGCAGCCGTATTTGTCGCTCGCCGGAGGGTTCGTGGATCAAGTGGTCGGGACCATGCTGTTGATGGCGGGCGTGCTGGCGGTGACGGACCAGCGCAACGTCGCGCCGCCGGCCTGGCTGACGGCGCCGCTGGTCGGCTTGCTGGTGGTCGCCATCGGCGTGGCGTTCGGCTTCAATGCCGGGTACGCGATCAACCCGGCGCGCGACCTTGGTCCGCGCCTGTTCACCGCCCTGGCGGGTTGGGGGCCGGGCGTCTTCACGGCGGGCGGCGGCTGGTGGTGGGTTCCGGTGGTGGCCCCGTGCGTGGGGGCGATCCTCGGCGCCTGGCTCTACGACGTCTTTATCAACAAGCACCACGTCGCGCCGGAGGCGGGTCGATGA
- a CDS encoding methyltransferase domain-containing protein codes for MLTRTAALVLALCVGFVSLAEAQRRHPVSGRVLAPVMGVGGAPWLERPERESEEAPSKALAALDLKPGMVVADIGAGSGYYTSRMSKLVGATGRVYATDIQPGMLELLTRRIQAEGLANVTPVLGGMDDPKLPPGSIDLAIMVDVYHELQSPQLFLQRLRGVFKPGGRLVLFEFRKEDPQVPILQVHKMSVAEVKMELEAEGFMLDKVIDVLPWQHIIVLRAKN; via the coding sequence ATGTTAACCCGGACTGCCGCGCTGGTTCTCGCCCTCTGTGTAGGTTTCGTGTCGCTGGCGGAGGCGCAGCGCCGGCACCCGGTCAGTGGCCGCGTGCTGGCGCCGGTGATGGGCGTCGGCGGCGCCCCGTGGCTCGAGCGCCCGGAGCGGGAATCCGAAGAGGCGCCCTCCAAGGCGCTGGCGGCGCTCGACCTCAAACCGGGGATGGTGGTGGCTGACATCGGCGCCGGGTCCGGCTACTACACGTCGAGGATGTCCAAGCTGGTGGGCGCGACCGGCCGCGTGTATGCCACGGACATTCAGCCCGGCATGCTGGAACTGCTCACCCGCCGCATCCAGGCCGAGGGCCTGGCCAACGTCACGCCGGTGCTGGGCGGCATGGATGATCCCAAGCTGCCGCCCGGATCGATCGACCTGGCGATCATGGTGGACGTGTACCACGAGTTGCAGTCGCCGCAGCTGTTCCTCCAGCGCCTCCGCGGGGTGTTCAAGCCGGGCGGGCGGCTGGTACTGTTCGAGTTCCGCAAGGAAGACCCCCAGGTCCCCATCCTCCAGGTCCACAAGATGAGCGTGGCCGAAGTGAAGATGGAGTTGGAGGCCGAGGGCTTCATGCTCGACAAGGTCATCGACGTGCTGCCCTGGCAACACATCATCGTGTTGAGGGCCAAAAACTAA
- a CDS encoding arsinothricin resistance N-acetyltransferase ArsN1 family A, translating to MTLSARAASPGDVPAIAQIYNEGIEDRVGTFETRPRTVDDVRAWFDDVHPIVVVEAEGGRVVAFASTSTYRNRDCYAGIAEFSVYVSRAMRGQGAGFVAMEALIAAAAKAGFWKLVSRIFIENTASRRLMARVGFREVGIYEKHGKLDGVWRDAVIVERVIPENLR from the coding sequence ATGACGTTGTCCGCACGAGCGGCATCTCCGGGTGATGTCCCGGCGATTGCCCAAATCTACAACGAAGGCATCGAAGACCGCGTCGGCACCTTCGAGACCCGTCCGCGCACGGTGGATGACGTGCGCGCGTGGTTCGACGACGTCCATCCCATCGTCGTGGTGGAGGCCGAGGGCGGGCGCGTGGTCGCGTTCGCGTCAACCTCGACCTATCGTAACCGCGACTGCTACGCCGGCATCGCCGAGTTTTCGGTCTACGTCTCGCGCGCGATGCGCGGGCAGGGCGCCGGCTTCGTGGCGATGGAGGCCCTGATCGCCGCCGCCGCCAAGGCCGGCTTCTGGAAGCTGGTGTCGCGGATCTTCATCGAGAACACGGCCAGCCGCCGGCTGATGGCGCGGGTCGGGTTCCGCGAAGTCGGCATCTACGAAAAGCACGGCAAGCTCGACGGGGTCTGGCGCGACGCGGTGATCGTGGAGCGCGTCATCCCCGAGAACCTCCGCTGA